The following proteins are co-located in the Pseudomonas fluorescens genome:
- a CDS encoding peroxiredoxin, protein MSLRLGDIAPDFEQDSSAGKIRFHEWLGDSWGVLFSHPADFTPVCTTELGFTAKLKDEFAKRGVKAIALSVDPVDSHHKWIEDINETQNTVVNFPILADADRTVSDLYDLIHPNASDTLTVRSLFVIDPNKKIRLTITYPASTGRNFHEILRVIDSLQLTDSHKVATPANWQDGDDVVIVPSLKDEEEIKQRFPKGYRAVKPYLRLTPQPNR, encoded by the coding sequence ATGAGCCTAAGATTGGGCGACATCGCCCCCGACTTCGAACAGGATTCCAGCGCCGGCAAGATTCGCTTCCATGAATGGCTGGGCGATAGCTGGGGCGTGCTGTTTTCCCATCCGGCGGACTTCACTCCGGTGTGCACCACCGAGTTGGGCTTTACCGCCAAGCTCAAGGACGAATTCGCCAAGCGCGGCGTCAAGGCGATTGCGCTGTCGGTAGACCCGGTGGACTCGCACCACAAGTGGATCGAAGACATCAACGAAACCCAGAACACGGTCGTTAACTTCCCGATCCTGGCGGATGCCGATCGCACGGTGTCGGACCTGTACGACCTGATCCACCCGAATGCCAGTGACACCCTCACCGTGCGCTCCTTGTTCGTGATCGACCCGAACAAGAAGATTCGCCTGACGATTACCTACCCGGCCAGCACCGGCCGCAACTTCCACGAAATCCTGCGGGTTATCGACTCGCTGCAGCTGACCGACAGCCACAAGGTCGCCACGCCCGCCAATTGGCAGGACGGCGATGACGTGGTGATTGTGCCGTCGCTCAAGGACGAGGAAGAAATCAAGCAACGCTTTCCCAAAGGCTATCGCGCGGTGAAGCCGTATCTGCGGCTGACCCCACAGCCTAATCGCTGA
- a CDS encoding glutamine synthetase family protein, which yields MSVPPRAVQLNEANAFLKDHPEVLYVDLLIADMNGVVRGKRIERTSLHKVYEKGINLPASLFALDINGSTVESTGLGLDIGDADRICYPIPDTLCNEPWQKRPTAQLLMTMHELEGEPFFADPREVLRQVVSKFDDLGLTICAAFELEFYLIDQENVNGRPQPPRSPISGKRPHSTQVYLIDDLDEYVDCLQDILEGAKEQGIPADAIVKESAPAQFEVNLHHVADPIKACDYAVLLKRLIKNIAYDHEMDTTFMAKPYPGQAGNGLHVHISILDKEGKNIFASEDPEQNAALRHAIGGVLETLPAQMAFLCPNVNSYRRFGAQFYVPNSPCWGLDNRTVAIRVPTGSSDAVRIEHRVAGADANPYLLMASVLAGVHHGLTNKIEPGAPVEGNSYEQNEQSLPNNLRDALRELDDSEVMAKYIDPKYIDIFVACKESELEEFEHSISDLEYNWYLHTV from the coding sequence ATGTCGGTACCCCCGCGTGCCGTTCAGCTTAACGAAGCGAACGCGTTCCTTAAGGATCATCCTGAGGTTCTGTACGTAGACCTTCTAATTGCGGATATGAATGGTGTGGTGCGCGGCAAGCGCATCGAACGCACCAGCCTCCACAAGGTTTACGAGAAGGGCATTAACCTGCCTGCCTCTTTATTTGCCCTGGATATCAACGGCTCGACGGTGGAAAGCACTGGCCTGGGTCTGGACATCGGTGATGCTGACCGAATCTGTTATCCGATCCCTGACACCCTGTGCAATGAGCCGTGGCAAAAGCGCCCAACCGCGCAACTGCTGATGACCATGCACGAACTTGAAGGTGAACCTTTCTTCGCCGATCCTCGCGAAGTGCTCCGCCAAGTTGTCAGCAAGTTTGACGACCTCGGTTTGACCATCTGCGCAGCCTTCGAGCTTGAGTTCTACCTGATCGACCAGGAGAACGTGAACGGCCGCCCACAACCGCCCCGCTCGCCGATCTCCGGCAAACGCCCGCACTCGACTCAGGTCTACCTGATCGACGACCTCGACGAATACGTCGACTGCCTCCAGGACATTCTGGAAGGTGCCAAAGAGCAAGGCATCCCGGCTGACGCGATCGTCAAGGAAAGTGCCCCGGCGCAGTTCGAAGTGAACCTGCACCACGTGGCCGACCCGATCAAGGCTTGCGATTACGCAGTACTGCTCAAGCGCCTGATCAAGAACATCGCCTACGACCATGAGATGGACACCACCTTCATGGCCAAGCCTTACCCAGGCCAGGCAGGCAATGGTCTGCACGTACACATTTCGATCCTGGACAAGGAAGGCAAGAACATCTTTGCCAGCGAGGATCCCGAGCAGAACGCCGCATTGCGTCACGCGATCGGCGGTGTGCTGGAGACCCTACCCGCCCAAATGGCGTTCCTGTGCCCCAACGTCAACTCCTACCGTCGTTTCGGCGCACAGTTCTACGTGCCAAACTCGCCGTGCTGGGGCCTGGACAACCGGACTGTGGCGATTCGCGTACCGACCGGCTCCTCGGATGCCGTCCGTATCGAACACCGCGTGGCCGGTGCCGACGCCAACCCTTACCTGCTGATGGCTTCGGTCCTGGCAGGTGTGCACCACGGTCTGACCAACAAGATCGAACCGGGCGCACCCGTGGAAGGCAACAGCTACGAGCAAAACGAACAGAGCCTGCCGAACAACCTGCGCGATGCCTTGCGCGAGTTGGACGACAGCGAGGTGATGGCCAAGTACATCGATCCTAAATACATCGATATCTTCGTCGCCTGTAAGGAAAGTGAGCTGGAAGAGTTCGAACACTCCATCTCCGACCTTGAGTACAACTGGTACCTGCATACTGTGTAA
- a CDS encoding TetR/AcrR family transcriptional regulator — MTTRPAAPRKPRARSQARIDAILDAARTLLATEGVASLSIYSVAERAQIPPSSVYHFFASVPALLEALTADVHAAFRAAIQAPIEHASLKHWRDLSCIVEQRMLTVYEHDAAARQLILAQHGLTEVTQADRQHDLELGDLMLAVFNRHFEVPTLPEDVDVFALALELSDRVYARSVHQHGQITPRMAEEGMRVFDAYVGLYLPAYLPKRQVLG; from the coding sequence ATGACCACCCGCCCCGCCGCCCCTCGCAAACCCCGCGCCCGCAGCCAGGCCCGGATCGACGCGATCCTCGACGCCGCCCGCACCTTGCTGGCGACCGAAGGCGTGGCCAGTTTGTCGATCTACAGCGTGGCGGAACGGGCACAGATTCCACCGTCGTCGGTGTATCACTTTTTCGCCAGCGTGCCGGCGCTCCTCGAAGCGTTGACCGCCGATGTGCATGCAGCCTTTCGTGCAGCCATTCAGGCACCTATCGAGCACGCGTCACTCAAGCACTGGCGCGACCTGTCCTGCATCGTCGAACAGCGCATGCTCACGGTCTACGAGCACGACGCCGCCGCACGCCAGCTGATCCTCGCTCAGCATGGGCTCACCGAAGTGACCCAGGCCGACCGCCAGCATGATCTGGAATTGGGGGACTTGATGCTGGCCGTGTTCAACCGCCACTTCGAAGTGCCGACGCTGCCTGAGGATGTGGATGTGTTCGCGTTGGCGCTGGAGCTGAGCGACCGCGTCTATGCGCGCTCGGTGCATCAGCATGGGCAGATTACGCCGCGCATGGCTGAGGAAGGCATGCGGGTATTTGATGCGTATGTGGGGCTTTATTTGCCGGCATATCTGCCCAAGCGCCAAGTATTGGGTTGA
- the ssuB gene encoding aliphatic sulfonates ABC transporter ATP-binding protein, with translation MTAQQPPRLLKGIPLAVRKLRKAFGTREVLKDIDLHIPAGQFVAVVGRSGCGKSTLLRLLAGLDKASGGELLAGSAALSEAIEDTRLMFQEARLLPWKKIIDNVGLGLNGNWRPKALEALEAVGLAERANEWPAALSGGQKQRVALARALIHQPRLLLLDEPLGALDALTRIEMQQLIENLWQKHGFTVLLVTHDVSEAVAIADRVILIEDGEIGLDLIVDLPRPRARGSHRLAALEAEVLNRVLSLPGTPPEPEPVSPLPTQLRWAQ, from the coding sequence ATGACCGCCCAACAACCTCCGCGCCTGCTCAAGGGCATCCCGCTGGCGGTGCGCAAATTGCGCAAGGCCTTTGGTACGCGCGAAGTGCTTAAGGACATCGACCTGCACATCCCCGCTGGGCAGTTTGTCGCCGTGGTCGGGCGCAGTGGCTGCGGCAAAAGTACCTTGCTGCGCTTGCTGGCCGGCCTCGACAAAGCCAGCGGCGGCGAGCTGTTGGCCGGCTCCGCAGCGCTGAGCGAAGCGATTGAAGACACGCGGTTGATGTTCCAGGAGGCGCGCCTGCTGCCGTGGAAAAAGATCATCGACAACGTGGGCCTGGGTCTCAACGGTAACTGGCGCCCCAAAGCGCTGGAGGCGCTGGAGGCGGTCGGCCTGGCCGAGCGTGCCAATGAGTGGCCGGCGGCCTTGTCCGGTGGCCAGAAGCAACGGGTGGCCTTGGCGCGTGCGCTGATTCACCAACCGCGCCTGCTGCTCCTCGATGAACCCCTGGGCGCCCTGGACGCCCTGACCCGCATCGAGATGCAGCAACTGATCGAAAACCTCTGGCAGAAGCACGGCTTCACCGTGTTGCTGGTGACCCACGACGTCAGCGAGGCCGTGGCGATTGCCGACCGGGTCATCCTGATCGAAGACGGCGAAATCGGCCTGGACCTGATTGTCGATCTGCCGCGCCCCCGCGCCCGTGGCTCGCATCGCCTGGCTGCGCTGGAAGCCGAAGTGCTTAACCGTGTGCTGTCGCTGCCCGGCACGCCGCCGGAGCCCGAACCTGTTTCACCGCTGCCGACGCAATTGCGTTGGGCTCAATAA
- a CDS encoding sulfonate ABC transporter substrate-binding protein: MRTVILRRGLVALFAAAVSFGAMVQAHAAETLRIGYQKYGTLVLLKAKGTLEKRLAAQGVQVQWTEFPGGPQLLEGLNVGSIDFGVTGETPPVFAQAAGADLLYVAYEPPAPTSEAILVPKDSTINSVAELKGKKIVLNKGSNVHYLLVRALEDAGLKYTDVHTVFLPPADARAAFERGSVDAWVIWDPYQAAAEKQLQARTLRDGTGIADNHQFYLATKPYATQHPDVIKALVEEVRAVGEWSKANPQEVTEQVAPLLGLPADITLTSVKRQGYGALFLTPEVVAAQQKIADSFYQLKLIPKPLSIKDVIWTPPAAVAKAP, encoded by the coding sequence ATGCGCACTGTCATCTTGCGTCGTGGTCTGGTCGCACTGTTTGCTGCGGCTGTGTCCTTCGGCGCCATGGTTCAAGCCCACGCCGCCGAAACCCTGCGGATCGGTTATCAAAAGTACGGCACCCTGGTGTTGCTCAAGGCCAAGGGCACGCTGGAAAAACGCCTGGCCGCCCAAGGCGTGCAGGTGCAGTGGACGGAATTCCCCGGTGGCCCGCAACTGCTCGAAGGCCTGAACGTCGGTTCCATCGACTTCGGCGTGACCGGCGAAACCCCGCCGGTATTCGCCCAGGCAGCCGGCGCCGATCTGCTTTATGTCGCCTACGAACCGCCTGCGCCGACCAGTGAAGCGATCCTGGTGCCCAAAGACTCGACGATCAACTCCGTGGCCGAGCTCAAGGGTAAGAAAATCGTGCTCAACAAAGGCTCCAACGTGCACTACCTGCTGGTACGCGCCCTGGAGGATGCCGGCCTGAAATACACCGACGTGCACACCGTGTTCCTGCCGCCCGCCGATGCCCGCGCCGCGTTCGAGCGTGGCAGCGTCGACGCCTGGGTGATCTGGGACCCGTACCAGGCCGCCGCCGAAAAACAACTGCAAGCGCGCACCCTGCGTGATGGCACCGGCATCGCCGACAACCACCAGTTCTACCTGGCCACCAAACCGTACGCCACACAGCACCCGGATGTGATCAAGGCGCTGGTGGAAGAAGTGCGTGCGGTAGGTGAGTGGTCCAAAGCCAACCCGCAGGAAGTCACGGAACAAGTCGCACCGCTGCTCGGCCTACCGGCTGACATCACCCTGACCTCGGTGAAGCGCCAAGGCTACGGCGCGCTGTTCCTGACCCCGGAAGTGGTCGCCGCCCAGCAGAAAATCGCCGACAGCTTCTACCAGCTCAAATTGATCCCCAAACCCTTGAGCATCAAGGACGTGATCTGGACGCCACCCGCCGCCGTTGCCAAAGCGCCGTAA
- the ssuC gene encoding aliphatic sulfonate ABC transporter permease SsuC, translating into MNVEKLSHRVAPWVLPVLLLAVWQLSVSAGWLSTRILPAPSAVIEAGVNLVRSGEIWTHLAISGWRAGLGFVIGGSIGLALGFITGLSKWGERLLDSSVQMIRNVPHLALIPLVILWFGIDETAKIFLVALGTLFPIYLNTYHGIRNVDPALVEMARSYGLSGFSLFRQVILPGALPSILVGVRFALGFMWLTLIVAETISASSGIGYLAMNAREFLQTDVVVLAIVMYAILGKLADLAARGLERVWLRWHPAYQVNKGGAA; encoded by the coding sequence ATGAACGTTGAAAAATTAAGCCATCGTGTCGCGCCTTGGGTGCTACCGGTCTTATTGCTCGCGGTGTGGCAGTTGTCGGTGTCGGCGGGTTGGTTGTCGACACGCATTCTGCCGGCGCCGAGTGCGGTCATCGAAGCCGGGGTTAACCTGGTGCGCAGCGGCGAAATCTGGACGCACCTGGCCATCAGCGGCTGGCGTGCCGGCTTGGGCTTTGTGATCGGTGGCAGCATCGGCCTGGCCCTGGGCTTTATCACCGGCCTGTCGAAATGGGGCGAGCGCCTGTTGGACAGCTCGGTACAGATGATCCGCAACGTGCCCCACCTGGCGCTGATTCCGCTGGTGATCCTGTGGTTCGGGATTGACGAGACCGCGAAGATTTTCCTGGTCGCCCTTGGCACGTTGTTCCCGATTTACCTGAATACCTACCACGGCATTCGCAACGTCGACCCGGCGTTGGTGGAAATGGCGCGCAGCTACGGCTTGTCCGGCTTCAGCCTGTTCCGTCAGGTGATCCTGCCGGGCGCGTTGCCTTCGATTCTGGTCGGCGTGCGTTTTGCGCTGGGCTTTATGTGGCTGACGCTGATCGTGGCGGAAACCATCTCGGCCAGCTCCGGCATTGGTTACCTGGCGATGAATGCCCGTGAATTCCTGCAAACCGACGTGGTGGTATTGGCCATCGTCATGTACGCCATCCTCGGCAAACTCGCCGACTTGGCTGCGCGCGGTCTGGAACGTGTGTGGCTGCGCTGGCACCCGGCTTACCAAGTGAACAAAGGAGGTGCGGCATGA
- the ssuE gene encoding NADPH-dependent FMN reductase produces MLVVTLGGSPSQRSRSGVLLEKTRQWLQDKGVEVVSYQIRDFPAEDLLHARFDSPKVIDLLQQVANADGLVIATPVYKASFSGALKTVLDLLPERALAHKIVLPMATGGSIAHMLAVDYALKPVLSALKAQELLHGIFAEDSQIAYGEGSAQAQLVPVLEQRLHEALETLYSAMARRPKPLDPNVLNDRLLSARWSI; encoded by the coding sequence ATGCTGGTCGTAACACTTGGAGGCAGTCCCAGCCAGCGTTCCCGCTCCGGGGTCTTGCTGGAAAAAACCCGTCAGTGGCTGCAAGACAAAGGCGTGGAAGTGGTGAGTTATCAGATACGGGACTTCCCGGCCGAAGACTTGCTGCACGCCCGCTTCGACAGTCCCAAAGTCATCGACCTGTTGCAGCAAGTCGCCAACGCCGACGGCCTGGTCATCGCCACGCCGGTCTACAAGGCCTCGTTCTCGGGTGCGTTGAAAACCGTGCTCGATCTGCTGCCTGAGCGCGCCCTGGCCCACAAGATCGTCTTGCCGATGGCCACCGGCGGCAGCATCGCCCACATGCTGGCAGTGGACTACGCCTTGAAGCCGGTGTTGTCGGCCCTCAAAGCCCAGGAGCTGCTCCACGGCATCTTTGCCGAAGACAGCCAGATCGCTTACGGCGAGGGCAGTGCCCAGGCGCAACTGGTGCCAGTGCTTGAGCAGCGTTTGCACGAGGCCCTGGAGACGCTCTACAGCGCCATGGCCCGTCGCCCGAAACCCCTTGATCCCAATGTGTTAAATGACCGTTTGTTGAGTGCTCGCTGGAGCATTTAA
- a CDS encoding OprD family porin: protein MKKSTLALAVTLGAIAQQAGAAGFIEDSKATLGLRNFYINTDNRDGAPTASSRSKNAEWGQGFDLRFISGYTQGTVQFGVDAIGLYGMRLDSSRDNHGNYSGTSSGGTVFPSDGNKAVSDFASLGVTGKVKVSQTELKLGTLQPKLPVIVTNDGRLLPQTFQGGQITTNDIKDLTLVGGQIEHAKGRNSSNNEGLSLGGANGSSNYSAGKFVNKFYYAGGDYKINKDLTAQYYYGNLEDFYKQHFLGLTHNWSIGPGVLKSDLRYFHSTDDGLNGNTPAYYTTGNYNTFNAGKGKVDNNLYSGLFLYTVAGHTFGGGYQVSNGSSDFPWLNQGDGSSAYLTTDMQIQKFARAGERTWQARYAYDFAKVGLPGLTAGVVYLKGSDIDTIANNAGRAETTGQSEWERDITVAYVIPEGPLKNLGVAWKNAMWRTDLANTRSQDENRLIVSYSLPLF, encoded by the coding sequence ATGAAGAAGTCAACATTGGCGTTGGCTGTGACCCTGGGCGCAATCGCTCAGCAAGCAGGCGCTGCCGGTTTCATCGAAGACAGCAAGGCCACTCTGGGTCTGCGTAACTTCTACATCAACACTGACAACCGTGACGGCGCGCCTACGGCGAGCAGCCGTAGCAAGAACGCAGAATGGGGCCAAGGCTTCGACCTGCGTTTCATCTCGGGTTACACCCAAGGTACCGTTCAGTTTGGTGTTGACGCTATCGGCCTGTACGGCATGCGTCTGGACTCCAGCCGCGATAACCACGGCAACTACAGCGGCACCTCTTCGGGCGGCACTGTGTTCCCAAGCGACGGCAACAAGGCTGTCAGTGATTTCGCCAGCCTGGGCGTGACCGGTAAGGTCAAAGTCTCCCAGACCGAACTGAAGCTGGGCACTTTGCAGCCTAAGCTGCCAGTTATCGTGACCAACGACGGTCGTCTGCTGCCGCAAACCTTCCAAGGTGGCCAGATCACTACCAACGACATCAAGGATTTGACCTTGGTTGGTGGTCAGATTGAGCATGCCAAGGGCCGTAACTCCAGCAACAACGAAGGCTTGTCGCTGGGCGGTGCCAACGGTAGCTCTAACTACAGCGCCGGCAAGTTCGTCAATAAGTTCTACTACGCAGGTGGTGACTACAAGATCAACAAGGATCTGACTGCCCAGTACTACTACGGCAACCTGGAAGACTTCTACAAGCAACACTTCCTGGGTCTGACCCATAACTGGTCGATCGGCCCGGGCGTATTGAAGTCTGACTTGCGTTACTTCCACAGCACCGACGACGGTCTGAACGGTAACACGCCTGCCTATTACACCACCGGCAACTACAACACCTTCAACGCCGGCAAGGGTAAGGTTGACAACAACCTGTACAGCGGCCTGTTCCTGTACACCGTTGCAGGTCACACGTTTGGTGGTGGTTACCAGGTCAGCAACGGCAGCAGCGATTTCCCGTGGCTGAACCAAGGTGACGGTTCGTCGGCGTACCTGACTACTGACATGCAAATCCAGAAGTTCGCCCGCGCAGGCGAGCGTACCTGGCAAGCACGTTACGCTTACGATTTCGCCAAGGTTGGCCTGCCAGGCCTGACGGCCGGTGTTGTTTACCTCAAAGGTAGCGACATCGACACCATCGCCAACAACGCCGGTCGCGCTGAAACCACCGGTCAGTCCGAGTGGGAACGCGACATCACCGTTGCCTACGTGATTCCAGAAGGCCCGCTGAAAAACCTCGGCGTTGCCTGGAAAAACGCTATGTGGCGTACCGATCTGGCGAACACCCGTTCCCAGGACGAAAACCGTTTGATCGTCAGCTACTCGCTGCCACTGTTCTAG
- the tauA gene encoding taurine ABC transporter substrate-binding protein, which yields MAKGTSSRQFVTVFVSLIISFGVQAADLTIGYQTGIDPSKVAQADGLYEKAIGEKIAWRRFNSGPQVVTAIASGDVQIGNLGSSPLAAAASRNLPIVAFMVSAQINASEALVVRNGSGIDTPEDLVGKTIATPFVSTSHYSLLGALKHWGLDAQKVNVVNLQPAEIAAAWKRGDIDGAFVWSPALGEIRKTGKTLTDAAQVGQWGAPTFEVWVARKDFAEKHPDVVAKFAKVTLDSFADYAAHKNGWTVDSEPVQKIAKLTGSNAVDIPELLAGTTFPDAQAQQTEALLKGGTAKAIGETATFLQEQGKIEAVLPDYSAYVTDKFINP from the coding sequence ATGGCCAAAGGCACATCCTCTCGTCAATTTGTTACAGTTTTTGTGTCACTAATAATTTCTTTTGGTGTCCAAGCGGCCGATTTAACCATCGGCTATCAAACCGGCATCGACCCCAGCAAAGTCGCCCAGGCCGATGGGCTCTACGAAAAGGCGATTGGCGAGAAGATTGCCTGGCGCCGATTCAACAGTGGGCCGCAAGTCGTCACGGCTATCGCATCCGGCGATGTACAAATCGGTAACCTGGGTTCCAGCCCTCTAGCAGCGGCGGCTTCACGCAATCTACCGATCGTAGCCTTTATGGTATCGGCGCAGATCAATGCTTCTGAAGCGCTGGTGGTGCGTAATGGCAGCGGCATCGACACACCAGAGGACCTGGTCGGCAAAACCATCGCCACCCCCTTCGTCTCAACCTCTCATTACAGCCTGCTCGGCGCGCTGAAGCATTGGGGCCTGGACGCCCAAAAAGTCAACGTGGTGAACCTGCAGCCCGCAGAGATTGCCGCCGCGTGGAAACGTGGCGATATCGACGGTGCGTTCGTGTGGTCGCCAGCCCTGGGCGAGATCCGCAAGACCGGAAAAACCCTGACAGATGCGGCCCAGGTGGGCCAGTGGGGAGCGCCGACATTCGAAGTGTGGGTGGCACGCAAGGATTTCGCGGAAAAACATCCTGACGTAGTGGCCAAGTTTGCCAAGGTCACGCTGGACTCTTTCGCCGACTATGCCGCCCATAAAAACGGCTGGACGGTAGACTCTGAACCGGTGCAGAAAATCGCCAAATTGACAGGTTCGAATGCCGTGGATATTCCTGAGCTCTTGGCCGGCACCACCTTCCCGGATGCCCAGGCGCAGCAAACCGAAGCCCTGCTTAAAGGGGGCACAGCGAAGGCGATTGGAGAGACAGCGACGTTTTTGCAGGAACAGGGGAAGATCGAAGCGGTGCTGCCGGATTACTCAGCGTACGTGACCGACAAGTTCATCAACCCGTAA
- a CDS encoding TOBE domain-containing protein → MTIKAINVRNQFKGTIKEIVEGDVLSEIDVQTASGIVTSVITTRSVKELELVIGSEVIAFVKSTEVSIAKL, encoded by the coding sequence ATGACTATTAAAGCCATCAACGTGCGTAACCAGTTCAAAGGCACCATCAAGGAAATCGTCGAAGGTGACGTGCTGTCGGAAATCGACGTGCAGACGGCGTCCGGTATCGTGACGTCTGTGATCACTACCCGTTCGGTCAAAGAGCTGGAGTTGGTGATTGGCAGCGAAGTGATTGCCTTCGTTAAGTCCACCGAGGTGTCGATCGCCAAGTTGTGA
- the ssuD gene encoding FMNH2-dependent alkanesulfonate monooxygenase, with amino-acid sequence MSLTIFWFLPTHGDGHYLGTAEGARAVDHGYLQQVAQAADRLGFGGVLIPTGRSCEDSWLVAASLIPVTQRLKFLVALRPGIISPTVAARQAATLDRLSGGRALFNLVTGGDPEELAGDGLFLSHEERYQASVEFTRIWRRVLEGETVDYDGEHISVKGAKLLYPPIQQPRPPLYFGGSSEAAQDLAAEQVEMVLTWGEPPAAVAEKIEQVRAKAAKLGRTVRFGIRLHVIVRETNDEAWKAADKLISHLDDETIARAQASLARFDSVGQQRMAALHGGNRDNLEVSPNLWAGVGLVRGGAGTALVGDGPTVAARVNEYAALGIDTFIFSGYPHLEESYRVAELLFPHLDIERPALPKSAGYVSPFGEMVANDILPKAASQS; translated from the coding sequence ATGAGCCTCACTATTTTCTGGTTCCTGCCTACCCACGGCGACGGCCATTACCTGGGTACCGCCGAAGGCGCTCGCGCCGTTGACCACGGTTACCTGCAACAAGTGGCACAGGCGGCCGACCGCCTGGGTTTCGGCGGGGTGTTGATCCCGACCGGCCGCTCCTGCGAAGACTCGTGGCTGGTGGCCGCCTCGCTGATCCCGGTGACCCAGCGTCTGAAATTCCTCGTCGCCCTGCGCCCCGGGATCATTTCCCCGACGGTGGCTGCGCGTCAGGCGGCGACCCTGGACCGCCTGTCCGGTGGCCGTGCGCTGTTTAACCTGGTGACCGGCGGTGATCCGGAAGAGCTGGCCGGCGACGGTTTGTTCCTCAGCCACGAAGAGCGCTATCAGGCCTCCGTGGAGTTCACCCGCATCTGGCGTCGTGTGCTGGAAGGTGAAACCGTGGATTACGACGGCGAACACATCAGCGTCAAAGGCGCCAAATTGCTCTACCCGCCGATCCAGCAGCCGCGTCCGCCGCTGTACTTCGGCGGCTCCTCCGAAGCCGCCCAGGACCTGGCCGCTGAACAAGTGGAAATGGTGCTGACCTGGGGCGAGCCTCCGGCCGCGGTCGCGGAAAAAATTGAACAGGTGCGGGCCAAGGCCGCGAAACTGGGGCGCACGGTGCGTTTCGGCATCCGTCTGCATGTGATCGTGCGGGAAACCAACGATGAGGCGTGGAAAGCCGCCGACAAACTGATCTCCCACCTGGACGACGAGACCATCGCCCGTGCCCAGGCGTCCCTGGCGCGCTTCGACTCCGTCGGCCAGCAACGCATGGCGGCCTTGCACGGCGGCAACCGTGACAACCTCGAAGTCAGCCCCAACCTGTGGGCCGGTGTCGGCCTGGTACGCGGTGGTGCCGGTACGGCGCTGGTAGGTGATGGCCCCACCGTGGCGGCACGCGTCAATGAGTACGCTGCGCTGGGCATCGATACCTTCATCTTCTCCGGTTATCCACACCTGGAAGAGTCGTATCGCGTGGCTGAGCTGCTGTTTCCGCACCTGGACATCGAACGTCCCGCGTTGCCGAAAAGTGCCGGTTACGTCAGCCCGTTCGGCGAGATGGTCGCCAACGACATCCTTCCCAAAGCTGCGTCGCAGAGCTGA